The Bradyrhizobium ottawaense genome window below encodes:
- a CDS encoding PilN domain-containing protein has translation MSSLDSLRAILDAWTGTVEGTLVRALERTVSPRVVRLVESETGAFALEAAKAENAPKEIAFADGKFSGANLAQIVRGSRVEIVLRPSRFLFRPLELPARAADFLDGIVRAQIDRLTPWNASEAVFGCRAPAPHGSDSITTEIAAAPRKVAMSYVEAVASFHPSAVAIATEATAGGRIKVFEQRSRGAVDPARLSRALQAVLALTAVAAVAGSVVASYLADSLSAQERELERQITQRRAALRGSDGGERSPLALLERRKYETPASVIVLETLSRVLPDHTYVTELHLAGNKVQIGGITRDAPSLIPLIEQSQHFTRATFYAPTTRNSSDPGERFHIEAQIEPRNVP, from the coding sequence TCCCTCCGCGCCATTCTCGATGCCTGGACCGGCACCGTGGAAGGCACGCTCGTGCGCGCCCTGGAGCGGACCGTGTCGCCGCGGGTGGTACGGCTGGTCGAAAGCGAGACCGGCGCGTTCGCGCTGGAGGCGGCGAAGGCGGAGAACGCCCCGAAGGAGATCGCGTTCGCGGATGGCAAGTTTTCAGGCGCCAATCTCGCGCAGATCGTCCGTGGCAGCCGCGTCGAGATCGTGCTGCGGCCGTCGCGCTTCCTGTTTCGTCCGCTGGAGCTGCCTGCGCGCGCGGCCGATTTCCTCGACGGCATCGTGCGGGCGCAGATCGACCGGCTGACGCCGTGGAACGCGAGCGAAGCCGTGTTCGGCTGCCGCGCCCCGGCGCCGCATGGCAGCGACAGCATCACGACCGAGATCGCCGCGGCGCCGCGCAAGGTGGCGATGAGCTATGTCGAGGCCGTGGCGTCCTTCCATCCGTCGGCGGTCGCGATCGCGACGGAGGCGACTGCGGGCGGACGCATCAAGGTGTTCGAGCAGAGATCGCGCGGCGCGGTCGACCCGGCGCGGCTGAGCCGGGCGCTGCAGGCGGTGTTGGCTCTCACTGCCGTCGCAGCGGTGGCCGGATCGGTCGTGGCGAGCTATCTGGCCGACAGCCTCAGCGCGCAGGAGAGGGAGCTCGAACGGCAGATCACCCAGCGCCGCGCCGCGCTCCGCGGCAGTGACGGCGGCGAGCGCTCGCCGCTCGCGCTGCTCGAACGCCGCAAATACGAGACGCCGGCGAGCGTGATCGTGCTGGAAACGCTGAGCCGGGTGTTGCCGGACCACACCTATGTCACCGAGCTGCATCTGGCGGGCAACAAAGTACAGATCGGCGGCATCACCCGCGATGCGCCCTCGCTGATCCCCTTGATCGAGCAGTCGCAGCATTTCACCCGCGCGACCTTTTACGCCCCGACCACGCGCAACTCCTCCGATCCCGGTGAGCGCTTCCACATCGAGGCGCAGATCGAGCCGAGGAACGTGCCATGA
- the gspM gene encoding type II secretion system protein GspM — MSSAKVTGGNAVARALASSPLIAVTLYVAVAGALLLTAGLSIAEILAHRQALAQTSDLLDQFRGRKGGTKNAAAAMAEHPGTPFLEGPTVTVAGANLLQRVAAAVGNVGGQVQSSQVDVSGAQAKDGFVGLVVSCELEQPALQRLLYDLEAGMPFLFVDQLDVQVPQTTALSDAGAGRVRVILGVSGQWQAGK; from the coding sequence ATGAGCAGCGCAAAAGTCACCGGCGGCAATGCGGTCGCGCGGGCGCTTGCGAGCTCGCCGCTGATCGCGGTCACGCTCTATGTGGCCGTTGCCGGCGCGCTGTTGCTGACGGCGGGGCTGTCGATCGCCGAAATTCTCGCCCATCGCCAGGCGCTGGCGCAGACCTCCGACCTGCTCGACCAGTTTCGCGGCCGCAAGGGCGGCACCAAGAACGCCGCGGCGGCAATGGCCGAGCATCCCGGCACGCCGTTCCTGGAGGGACCGACCGTGACGGTCGCCGGCGCCAATCTGCTGCAGCGCGTTGCCGCTGCGGTCGGCAATGTCGGCGGCCAGGTTCAGTCCTCGCAGGTCGATGTGTCCGGCGCGCAAGCGAAGGACGGCTTCGTCGGCCTCGTCGTGAGCTGCGAGCTCGAGCAGCCGGCGCTCCAGAGGCTGCTGTACGATCTCGAGGCCGGCATGCCGTTCCTGTTCGTCGATCAGCTCGACGTCCAGGTGCCGCAGACGACGGCGTTGAGCGACGCCGGCGCCGGTCGCGTCAGGGTGATTTTGGGCGTCTCGGGCCAGTGGCAGGCGGGGAAGTAG
- a CDS encoding autotransporter domain-containing protein, translated as MAGPTMAGGRIGYGLRSVTRHSLAILLATTALGVVAAHAVDGTWTGGSSDWTDPTNWSSNPSVPDETATFTNTGSTAVDNNNGVVSIGTIQFANTSQAYTFTIGNPFIVNATGIINNDTVNTQTFQVTSGNNLVFQNSSTASGGAGAVTITNDVGGNVNFIQDSTAGTASLANSGFVTFEDSASAGSAQITNNATGQIDFFTNASAGTATINNGAGGVLNFHNTTTAATSSIINDGTVNFDGSATAGSATITTNNGATTNFTGTSSGGSAKFITNAGGTVDISGLTSGGTTAGSIEGAGNYVLGANTLTTGSLNTSTQVDGIISGTGGLTKVGTGTLTLAGTNTYAGATTISAGTLAISGFGSISSSSVVTVDTTFDISASAVPFNAITTLAGSSSGVVNMGSNGLVITNGSTEFAGVIQGTGGLEVFGGTQTLSGVNSYSNATQIDAGATLALKGSGSIANSLYVGFAGAGATFDISQTTSGASVTRLLSFGPNGVVALGSKTLTVTVGNSFGGVIQDGGIGGGTAGNLAIASGAVQQLYGINTYTGTTTIASGGELDLINAGGSDGSIATSSNVIANGVFDISALSTGTSIRSLSGSGAVNLGANTLTITNGNSTFAGVIDDGAAGGGLTLAGGTQTLTGINTYTGATAVNGGTLVVDGSILNSPVTVNAGGTLAGSGTIAGVGVNGGTLAPGSAASPFGPMTISGSLTFTAASTYLVQVSSTNASLTQVTGATDLGGATVRANFTSGTVKKQYTILTAAGTLVGSTFNPTVLSNMPTLNATLSYDASTVFLNVNVNFAQGGGLNVNQQNVANTLTNFFNTTGGIPAAFAALSPAGLTTASGELGTGIIQSAINADGQFLNLMLDPTVVGRSGGFAKAGSVAQFAESDNAASYASMRPATAREREAYAMATKAPLLSSQPSSRWSVWTAGYGGSAEVGGNATVGSQDLTARVWGGAAGADYRVSVDTLVGFALGGGGLNYSLANAMGSGSADLFQAGVYGRHNFGPAYISAALAYGWHDVTTNRTVAPGGFDQLQGRFKADTFSARFEGGYRFTTPLIGITPYAAAQVTNFNLPNYSEVSLNGGGLFALNYASQSLTDTRSELGLRTDKSYAMQNGVLTLRGRAAWAHDYNPDRAVTALFQTLPGTSFVVNGARVDADSALVSVSAEMKWLSGFSIAGTFDGEFSGNVTSYSGKGVFKYSW; from the coding sequence ATGGCTGGACCGACAATGGCAGGTGGAAGGATTGGATACGGGCTGCGATCCGTCACGCGCCACTCGCTGGCCATACTCCTCGCCACCACGGCGCTCGGCGTCGTCGCCGCGCATGCCGTGGACGGCACGTGGACGGGCGGCTCCTCCGACTGGACGGATCCAACCAACTGGTCCTCCAATCCGAGCGTGCCCGACGAGACCGCAACCTTCACCAACACCGGAAGCACGGCGGTCGACAACAACAACGGTGTCGTCAGCATCGGCACGATCCAGTTCGCGAACACCTCGCAGGCTTATACATTCACGATCGGCAACCCGTTCATCGTCAACGCCACGGGCATCATCAACAACGATACGGTCAATACCCAGACCTTCCAGGTCACCTCCGGCAACAATCTGGTGTTCCAGAACAGCAGCACCGCGAGCGGCGGCGCCGGGGCCGTGACGATCACGAACGATGTCGGCGGCAACGTCAACTTCATCCAGGACAGCACGGCGGGAACGGCAAGCCTCGCCAACAGCGGCTTCGTCACGTTCGAGGATTCGGCCTCTGCCGGCAGCGCCCAGATCACCAACAATGCCACCGGTCAGATCGATTTCTTCACCAACGCCTCGGCCGGCACGGCGACGATCAACAACGGCGCAGGCGGGGTGCTGAACTTCCACAACACCACCACCGCCGCCACCTCGTCCATCATCAACGACGGAACGGTGAACTTCGACGGCTCCGCCACCGCAGGCAGCGCCACGATCACCACCAACAACGGCGCGACGACGAACTTCACCGGCACCTCTAGCGGCGGCAGCGCCAAGTTCATCACCAATGCCGGCGGCACGGTCGACATCTCAGGCCTGACCAGCGGCGGCACGACGGCCGGCTCGATCGAAGGCGCCGGCAATTATGTTCTCGGCGCCAACACGCTCACCACCGGCAGCCTCAACACCTCGACCCAGGTCGACGGCATCATCTCCGGCACCGGCGGCCTGACCAAGGTCGGCACCGGCACGCTGACGCTGGCCGGCACCAACACCTATGCCGGCGCAACGACGATCTCGGCCGGAACGCTGGCGATCTCGGGCTTTGGCAGCATCTCGTCATCCAGCGTCGTCACGGTGGACACGACGTTCGACATCTCGGCGTCCGCGGTTCCGTTCAACGCCATCACGACGCTCGCCGGCAGTTCCTCCGGCGTCGTCAACATGGGCAGCAACGGGCTCGTGATCACCAACGGCTCCACCGAGTTCGCGGGGGTGATCCAAGGCACGGGCGGGCTCGAGGTTTTCGGCGGAACCCAGACGCTCTCGGGCGTGAACAGCTACAGCAACGCCACCCAGATCGACGCGGGCGCGACGCTGGCGCTGAAGGGCAGCGGCTCGATCGCGAATTCGCTCTACGTTGGATTCGCCGGCGCAGGCGCAACGTTCGATATTTCCCAGACCACGTCCGGCGCGTCGGTGACCCGGCTCTTGTCGTTCGGTCCCAACGGCGTCGTTGCGCTGGGATCGAAGACGCTGACCGTCACGGTCGGCAATTCCTTCGGCGGCGTGATTCAGGACGGCGGCATCGGTGGCGGCACCGCCGGCAACCTCGCCATCGCGAGCGGAGCCGTGCAGCAGCTCTACGGCATCAACACCTATACCGGCACCACGACCATCGCGAGCGGCGGCGAACTGGATCTCATCAACGCCGGCGGCAGCGACGGCAGCATCGCGACCTCGAGCAATGTCATCGCCAACGGCGTCTTCGACATCTCGGCCTTGAGCACCGGCACCTCGATCAGGTCGCTGTCGGGCTCGGGCGCGGTCAATCTCGGCGCCAACACGCTGACGATCACCAATGGCAACAGCACCTTCGCCGGCGTCATCGACGATGGCGCCGCGGGTGGCGGCCTCACGCTCGCCGGCGGCACGCAGACGCTGACTGGCATCAACACCTATACCGGCGCCACCGCCGTGAACGGCGGCACGCTGGTGGTGGACGGCTCGATCCTGAATAGCCCGGTCACCGTCAACGCCGGCGGCACCCTCGCCGGCAGCGGCACGATCGCCGGCGTCGGGGTCAATGGCGGCACGCTGGCGCCCGGCAGCGCGGCGAGCCCGTTCGGCCCGATGACGATCAGCGGATCGCTGACCTTTACCGCCGCCTCGACCTATCTGGTGCAGGTCTCCTCGACCAACGCCAGCCTCACCCAGGTCACGGGCGCGACCGACCTCGGCGGCGCGACCGTGCGCGCGAACTTCACCTCAGGCACGGTCAAGAAGCAGTACACGATCCTGACCGCGGCCGGCACCCTGGTCGGCAGCACCTTCAATCCGACCGTTTTGTCGAACATGCCGACGCTCAACGCGACGCTGAGCTACGACGCCAGCACCGTGTTCCTCAACGTCAACGTCAATTTCGCGCAAGGCGGCGGGCTCAACGTCAACCAGCAGAACGTCGCGAATACGCTGACCAATTTCTTCAACACCACTGGCGGCATTCCCGCGGCCTTCGCTGCGCTGTCGCCGGCGGGGCTGACGACCGCCTCGGGTGAGCTCGGCACCGGCATCATCCAGTCCGCGATCAATGCCGACGGCCAATTCCTGAACCTGATGCTCGACCCGACCGTCGTCGGACGCAGCGGCGGCTTCGCCAAGGCGGGCAGCGTCGCCCAGTTTGCCGAGAGCGATAACGCAGCCTCCTATGCGTCGATGCGGCCGGCCACCGCGCGCGAGCGCGAGGCTTATGCGATGGCGACCAAGGCGCCGCTGCTGTCCTCGCAGCCGAGCAGCCGCTGGAGCGTCTGGACCGCGGGCTATGGCGGCTCGGCCGAGGTCGGCGGCAATGCCACGGTCGGCTCGCAGGATTTGACCGCGCGGGTCTGGGGCGGCGCGGCCGGCGCGGACTATCGGGTCTCGGTCGACACACTGGTCGGCTTCGCGCTCGGCGGCGGCGGGCTGAACTACTCGCTCGCCAATGCGATGGGCTCGGGCTCGGCCGATTTGTTCCAGGCCGGCGTCTATGGCCGGCACAATTTCGGACCGGCCTACATCTCGGCCGCACTCGCCTATGGCTGGCATGACGTCACCACCAACCGCACCGTAGCGCCGGGCGGCTTCGACCAGCTCCAGGGCCGCTTCAAGGCCGACACGTTCTCGGCCCGCTTCGAGGGCGGCTATCGCTTCACGACGCCGCTGATCGGCATCACGCCCTACGCTGCGGCACAGGTGACGAACTTCAACCTGCCGAACTATTCCGAAGTCAGCCTCAATGGCGGCGGGCTGTTCGCGCTGAATTACGCTTCGCAATCGCTGACCGACACCCGCTCCGAGCTCGGCCTGCGCACCGACAAATCGTATGCGATGCAAAACGGCGTGCTGACGCTGCGTGGCCGCGCCGCCTGGGCGCACGACTACAATCCGGACCGCGCCGTCACCGCTCTGTTCCAGACCCTGCCGGGCACCAGCTTCGTCGTGAACGGCGCCAGGGTCGATGCCGACTCCGCGCTCGTCAGCGTCAGCGCCGAGATGAAATGGTTGAGCGGCTTCTCGATCGCCGGCACCTTCGACGGCGAGTTCTCCGGCAACGTCACCAGCTATTCCGGCAAGGGCGTGTTCAAGTACAGTTGGTGA
- a CDS encoding glycosyltransferase family 4 protein: MRPLRLAVMLEQALEVGGGFQQPLNDLLWLRDWAAKSGNEIVVYSPYPKTLDILKEFGVAARLLKFGPLDHVFLFLKYCGPFDLVQIALKLKSPFERALIRDGIDVVHFTSTSKRHLLLYELPFIITIFDGCHRDAPEFPEVRTFGEFERREILFGLASTKAAVVIVNAPELVDDLCRRYAMEKERAVCIPFSPSTYVSQSTSDAADDEAVLSRYRLEPGYLFYPAQFWPHKNHMTLLAALASLRERGITERLVLCGSDRGGRDKIDAAIRTFGLSDQISIIGFVESAELGALYRGAAALVMPSYFGPTNLPPLEAWAVGTPVIYPEAFKAQAGDAAILFDYDDPRSLADAIVSLRTDGTRERLRAAGHLRLAQFAEETNAGHQQFARHLERLKHRLALTAR, encoded by the coding sequence GTGAGACCGCTGCGGCTCGCCGTGATGCTGGAACAGGCGCTCGAGGTCGGCGGCGGCTTCCAGCAGCCGCTCAATGACCTGCTCTGGCTGCGCGACTGGGCGGCCAAGTCGGGCAACGAGATCGTGGTGTACTCGCCCTATCCGAAGACCCTGGACATCCTGAAGGAGTTCGGCGTCGCGGCGCGCCTGCTCAAGTTCGGCCCGCTCGACCATGTCTTCCTGTTCCTGAAATATTGCGGGCCGTTCGATCTCGTCCAGATCGCGCTGAAGCTGAAATCGCCGTTCGAGCGTGCGCTGATCCGCGACGGCATCGACGTCGTGCACTTCACGTCGACCTCGAAGCGGCACCTGCTGCTCTACGAGCTGCCGTTCATCATCACGATCTTCGACGGCTGCCACCGCGACGCGCCGGAGTTTCCGGAAGTGAGGACGTTCGGCGAATTCGAGCGCCGTGAGATCCTGTTCGGCCTCGCCAGCACCAAGGCCGCGGTGGTGATCGTCAACGCGCCGGAGCTGGTCGACGATCTCTGCCGCCGCTATGCCATGGAAAAAGAGCGCGCGGTCTGCATCCCGTTCTCGCCCTCCACCTATGTCAGCCAATCCACATCCGACGCCGCAGACGACGAGGCGGTGCTGTCACGATACCGCCTCGAGCCCGGCTATCTGTTCTATCCAGCGCAATTCTGGCCGCACAAGAACCACATGACGCTGCTCGCGGCGCTCGCAAGCTTGCGCGAGCGGGGCATCACCGAACGGCTGGTGCTGTGCGGATCGGATCGCGGCGGCCGCGACAAGATCGATGCGGCGATCCGCACCTTTGGCCTGTCGGACCAGATCTCCATCATCGGCTTCGTCGAGTCCGCCGAGCTCGGCGCGCTGTATCGCGGCGCCGCGGCACTGGTGATGCCGAGCTATTTTGGCCCGACCAATCTTCCACCGCTGGAAGCCTGGGCGGTCGGCACGCCCGTGATCTATCCCGAGGCCTTCAAGGCCCAGGCCGGCGACGCCGCGATCCTGTTCGACTATGACGACCCGCGCTCGCTCGCGGATGCGATCGTCAGCCTGCGTACCGACGGCACGCGCGAGCGGCTGCGCGCGGCCGGTCACCTCCGCCTTGCGCAGTTTGCCGAGGAGACCAACGCCGGCCACCAGCAATTCGCCCGTCATCTCGAACGATTGAAGCACCGTCTGGCATTGACCGCGCGTTGA
- a CDS encoding class I SAM-dependent DNA methyltransferase gives MTVFADYAPWYDLLYQDKDYAAETAFVEARLRDHGVSSGKLLDLGCGTGLHALAFARQGWNVAGIDLSDEMIARAKTRAGQAGLSIPFRQGNACETGPERDFDAVVSLFHVASYQTSRDALTAMFCTAHAALKPDGVFFFDYWYGGAVLAQGVETRVKVIEQKPLRLTRIAQSDHDEQAATVTVNYTLFCEDLDRATIKRVDEAHHMRYWFPVEIDAALVASGFQGAAHAAWLTQDAPNSKSWAAYAIARKSVAP, from the coding sequence GTGACGGTGTTCGCCGACTACGCGCCCTGGTATGATCTTCTCTATCAGGACAAGGATTACGCGGCCGAGACGGCATTCGTCGAAGCGCGCCTGCGCGACCACGGCGTTTCCTCGGGCAAGCTGCTCGATCTCGGCTGCGGCACCGGCCTGCACGCGCTCGCCTTCGCGCGCCAGGGGTGGAACGTTGCCGGCATCGATCTCAGCGACGAGATGATCGCGCGCGCCAAGACGCGCGCCGGGCAAGCCGGGCTGTCGATTCCGTTCCGGCAGGGTAATGCCTGCGAGACGGGTCCCGAACGCGATTTCGATGCAGTGGTGTCGCTGTTCCACGTCGCAAGCTATCAGACCAGCCGCGATGCGCTGACGGCCATGTTCTGCACGGCCCATGCGGCGTTGAAGCCGGACGGCGTCTTCTTCTTCGACTATTGGTACGGCGGCGCGGTGTTGGCGCAGGGCGTCGAGACGCGCGTCAAGGTGATCGAGCAGAAGCCGCTGCGCCTCACCCGCATTGCGCAATCCGATCATGACGAACAGGCCGCGACCGTCACCGTGAACTACACCCTGTTCTGCGAGGACCTGGATCGCGCCACGATCAAGCGTGTCGATGAAGCGCACCACATGCGCTACTGGTTTCCGGTCGAGATCGACGCGGCGCTCGTGGCAAGCGGCTTCCAGGGCGCCGCTCACGCTGCATGGTTGACGCAGGACGCGCCGAACTCGAAGAGCTGGGCGGCCTATGCGATCGCCAGAAAGAGTGTTGCACCGTGA
- a CDS encoding DegT/DnrJ/EryC1/StrS family aminotransferase: MTAPFIPVNTPLLDGNEADYLAECIRTGWISSEGPFIKRFEQAMAKAAGRRHGIAVTNGSVALDIAVHALGLDEGSEVIIPTFTIISCAAALVRAGLVPVGVDCDAATWNMTAEGVEAAITPRTRAIMLVHIYGLPVDLDPILALARKHDLKVIEDAAEMHGQTYRGAPCGSFGEVSTFSFYPNKHVTTGEGGMILTDDDALADRLQGYRNLCFQPQQRFVHEELGWNARMTNLQAALGVAQVERLPRTVEIKRRIGRLYDEHLAGLNRIRRPVARTGYADNIYWVYGVVLNDDVPFDAKEAMRRLGERGIGTRPFFWCMHEQPVLRRMGLMRDESHPNAEYIARRGFYLPSGLALTDDEIARSAAALKEILA; the protein is encoded by the coding sequence GTGACCGCACCGTTCATTCCCGTCAACACGCCGCTGCTCGACGGCAACGAAGCCGATTATCTCGCCGAATGTATCCGGACCGGATGGATCTCCTCTGAGGGACCGTTCATCAAGCGCTTCGAGCAGGCCATGGCCAAGGCAGCGGGACGACGACACGGCATCGCCGTCACCAACGGCTCGGTCGCGCTCGATATCGCCGTCCACGCGCTTGGCCTCGATGAGGGGTCCGAAGTCATCATCCCGACCTTCACGATCATCAGCTGCGCCGCCGCCCTGGTGCGCGCCGGCCTCGTCCCGGTCGGGGTCGACTGCGATGCCGCGACCTGGAACATGACGGCCGAGGGTGTGGAAGCCGCGATCACGCCGCGCACGCGCGCGATCATGCTGGTCCACATCTACGGTCTACCGGTCGATCTCGATCCGATCCTGGCGCTGGCCCGCAAGCACGATCTGAAGGTGATCGAGGACGCCGCCGAGATGCACGGCCAGACCTATCGCGGCGCGCCCTGCGGCAGCTTCGGCGAAGTCTCGACCTTCAGCTTCTATCCGAACAAGCACGTCACGACCGGTGAAGGCGGCATGATCCTCACCGACGACGACGCGCTCGCCGATCGGCTGCAGGGCTACCGCAATCTCTGCTTCCAGCCGCAGCAACGCTTCGTCCACGAGGAGCTCGGCTGGAACGCGCGCATGACCAACCTCCAGGCTGCGCTTGGTGTCGCCCAGGTCGAGCGTCTGCCGCGCACGGTCGAGATCAAGCGCCGGATCGGCCGGCTCTATGACGAACATCTCGCAGGCCTCAACCGCATCCGCCGCCCCGTCGCCCGCACTGGCTATGCCGACAACATCTACTGGGTCTACGGCGTCGTGTTGAACGACGACGTGCCGTTCGACGCCAAGGAAGCGATGCGGCGCCTCGGCGAAAGGGGCATCGGGACCCGGCCGTTCTTCTGGTGCATGCATGAGCAGCCGGTGCTGCGCCGGATGGGCCTGATGCGCGACGAAAGTCATCCGAATGCGGAATACATCGCCCGGCGCGGTTTTTACCTGCCGAGCGGGCTTGCCCTGACCGACGACGAGATCGCGCGCTCGGCCGCGGCGCTGAAGGAGATCCTGGCGTGA
- a CDS encoding CgeB family protein, translating to MRILILNADYPRFLAWLYRRTPGLENAPYAAQMAARNASLFGVADFYSRNFGGLGHAAADIHVNNPWMRAAWAREHGLAVTEPPPPGTPAARDAVPGWLQRAVAPFKPVLRPLARKVGLSPRLDAEAEKILLAQIEDFKPDLVLNQDLFHVDTRLARRIKGIGRPILVGQIGISPSRGEDWSVYDLMISQMAAVVDFFRAHGARAEVVHLAFEPGILDVLPPPPSQEFDVTFVGAVSADHQLRVAQLEAVARRYDLKLFGSGLHSLPASSPLHRCYQGEVWGSEMYQALRASRVTLNSHIDMAGREAGNARLFEATGVGAFLLTDFKDNLHKLFAPEREVVAWRSVEDCLALIDRYLADDTARQSIAKAGQARTFAAHTFRRRVEEILGYIS from the coding sequence GTGCGCATCCTGATCCTCAACGCCGACTATCCGCGCTTCCTCGCCTGGCTCTACCGGCGCACGCCAGGCCTGGAGAACGCGCCTTATGCGGCGCAGATGGCGGCGCGGAACGCCAGCCTGTTCGGCGTCGCCGATTTCTATTCGCGCAATTTCGGCGGCCTCGGGCACGCCGCCGCCGACATCCATGTCAATAATCCCTGGATGCGGGCGGCCTGGGCGCGAGAGCACGGGCTTGCCGTCACCGAGCCGCCGCCGCCCGGCACACCGGCCGCGCGCGATGCCGTTCCCGGCTGGCTGCAACGCGCGGTCGCCCCCTTCAAACCGGTGCTGCGGCCGCTCGCGCGCAAGGTCGGCCTCAGTCCGCGCCTTGATGCCGAAGCAGAAAAGATCCTGCTGGCGCAGATCGAGGACTTCAAGCCCGATCTCGTCCTCAACCAGGATCTGTTTCACGTCGACACGCGCCTGGCGCGCCGGATCAAAGGGATCGGCCGCCCCATCCTGGTCGGCCAGATTGGCATCTCGCCCTCACGCGGCGAGGACTGGTCGGTCTACGATCTCATGATCTCGCAGATGGCCGCGGTGGTGGACTTCTTCCGTGCCCACGGAGCGCGCGCCGAAGTGGTCCATCTCGCCTTCGAGCCCGGCATCCTCGACGTCCTGCCGCCGCCGCCCTCGCAGGAATTCGACGTCACCTTCGTCGGGGCCGTGTCAGCCGATCACCAGCTTCGCGTCGCGCAGCTCGAAGCGGTGGCGCGGCGCTACGATCTCAAACTGTTCGGCAGCGGTCTGCACTCCCTTCCCGCATCCTCGCCGCTGCACCGCTGCTACCAGGGCGAGGTGTGGGGCTCTGAGATGTACCAGGCACTGCGCGCCTCGCGCGTCACCCTCAATTCGCACATCGACATGGCCGGCCGCGAGGCCGGCAATGCCCGCCTGTTCGAAGCGACCGGCGTCGGCGCGTTCCTGCTCACCGACTTCAAGGACAATCTGCACAAATTGTTCGCTCCCGAGCGCGAGGTCGTTGCGTGGCGCAGCGTCGAGGACTGTCTCGCGTTGATCGATCGGTATCTCGCCGACGACACGGCGCGCCAGTCCATTGCCAAGGCGGGACAGGCCAGGACATTTGCCGCACACACTTTTCGCCGGCGTGTCGAAGAGATCCTAGGTTACATCAGCTGA
- a CDS encoding UDP-glucuronic acid decarboxylase family protein: MPFESYKNSRILVTGGAGFIGSHLCERLLDTGAEVVSVDNYFTGSRRNIAHLIANPLFEAVRHDVTFPLYIEVDAIFNLACPASPIHYQRDPVQTTKTSVHGAINMLGLAKRLKARIFQASTSEVYGDPLIHPQTEDYWGNVNPIGVRSCYDEGKRCAETLFFDYWRQHSLPIKVARIFNTYGPRMQPNDGRVVSSFIVQALQGEPITVFGDGGQTRSFCYVDDLVEAIMRLMVTAEDITGPINLGNNSEFTIRELAEKVIKLTGSRSKLVFKPLPQDDPRQRQPDLAKAKAVLNWEPKVALEDGLKETIAYFKHSLDIA, encoded by the coding sequence ATGCCGTTTGAAAGCTACAAGAACAGCCGCATCCTCGTAACCGGGGGCGCCGGGTTCATCGGATCGCATCTGTGCGAGCGACTGCTCGATACGGGAGCCGAGGTGGTGTCCGTCGACAACTACTTCACCGGCAGCCGGCGCAACATCGCCCATCTGATCGCAAATCCGCTGTTCGAGGCGGTCCGGCACGACGTCACCTTCCCGCTCTACATCGAGGTCGACGCGATCTTCAACCTGGCCTGCCCGGCCTCGCCGATCCACTACCAGCGCGATCCCGTGCAGACCACCAAGACCTCGGTGCACGGCGCCATCAACATGCTGGGGCTCGCCAAGCGACTCAAGGCGCGCATCTTCCAGGCCTCGACCAGCGAGGTCTATGGCGATCCGCTGATCCATCCGCAGACCGAAGATTACTGGGGCAATGTCAACCCGATCGGCGTCCGCTCCTGCTACGACGAGGGCAAACGCTGCGCCGAGACGCTGTTCTTCGACTATTGGCGTCAGCACAGCCTGCCGATCAAGGTCGCGCGCATCTTCAATACCTACGGTCCGCGCATGCAGCCAAATGACGGTCGCGTGGTGTCGTCCTTCATCGTCCAGGCGCTGCAGGGCGAGCCGATCACCGTGTTCGGCGACGGCGGGCAGACCCGCTCGTTCTGCTATGTCGACGACCTCGTCGAGGCCATCATGCGGTTGATGGTGACCGCGGAGGACATCACCGGCCCGATCAACCTCGGCAACAATTCCGAGTTCACGATCCGTGAACTCGCCGAGAAGGTCATCAAGCTCACGGGCTCGCGTTCCAAGCTGGTGTTCAAGCCGCTGCCGCAGGACGACCCGCGCCAGCGCCAGCCCGACCTTGCCAAGGCGAAGGCGGTACTGAACTGGGAGCCGAAGGTCGCGCTCGAGGACGGGCTGAAGGAGACGATCGCCTACTTCAAGCACTCGCTCGACATCGCCTGA